One window from the genome of Anolis sagrei isolate rAnoSag1 chromosome 4, rAnoSag1.mat, whole genome shotgun sequence encodes:
- the CEBPB gene encoding CCAAT/enhancer-binding protein beta, with protein sequence MKRLVAWDQACLPLPPSAFKSMEVANLYYETDCLPAAVSKLHARGGPVGAPRPMSELSLGEHERAIDFSPYLDPLASQHPHQHAPPPPAATAGGNFEPLPSGNNHNSSSSSNPDFLSDLFSEQDYKAGKKQQHQQQQQQHPDYTYISLAKHSHHPHLHQGQKASLLGCFSPHMVETKVEPVFEHLDSCKAGPRKEDAGGGGAAALGGLSSPYGSAVRSYLGYQSVPSGSSGNLSTASSSSPPGTPNPSDSSKSGGNHYAASGGGSNGGGGKSKSKKSLDKHSEEYKIRRERNNIAVRKSRDKAKMRNLETQHKVLELTAENERLQKKVEQLSRELGTLRNLFKQLPEPLLANAGHC encoded by the coding sequence ACGAGACGGACTGTCTGCCGGCGGCCGTGAGCAAGCTGCACGCGCGGGGAGGGCCCGTGGGGGCCCCGCGGCCCATGTCCGAGCTGAGCCTGGGCGAGCACGAGCGGGCCATCGACTTCAGCCCTTACCTGGACCCGCTGGCCTCGCAGCACCCGCACCAGCACGCGCCTCCTCCACCCGCGGCCACGGCAGGGGGCAACTTCGAGCCGCTTCCCTCCGGCAACaaccacaacagcagcagcagcagcaacccgGACTTCCTCTCCGACCTTTTCTCCGAGCAGGACTACAAAGCCGGGAAGAagcagcagcaccagcagcagcagcagcagcaccccgACTACACCTACATCAGCCTGGCCAAGCATAGCCACCACCCGCACCTCCACCAGGGCCAGAAGGCCTCTCTCTTGGGCTGCTTCTCGCCTCACATGGTGGAGACCAAAGTGGAGCCCGTCTTCGAGCACTTGGACTCGTGCAAAGCCGGCCCGCGCAAGGAGGACGCCGGCGGGGGAGGCGCGGCGGCCCTCGGGGGCCTCTCCTCGCCTTACGGCAGCGCCGTCCGCTCCTACTTGGGCTACCAGTCGGTGCCCAGCGGGAGCAGCGGGAACCTTTCCACCGCCTCTTCCTCCAGCCCGCCGGGGACCCCCAACCCTTCGGATTCCTCCAAGTCCGGAGGCAACCACTACGCGGCctcgggaggagggagcaacggCGGCGGCGGGAAGAGCAAGTCCAAGAAGTCCCTGGACAAGCACAGCGAGGAGTACAAGATCCGGCGCGAGCGCAACAACATCGCCGTCCGCAAGAGCCGCGACAAGGCCAAGATGCGCAACCTGGAGACGCAGCACAAGGTGCTCGAGCTCACCGCCGAGAACGAGCGGCTCCAGAAGAAGGTCGAGCAGCTCTCCCGGGAGCTCGGCACCCTCCGGAACTTGTTCAAGCAGCTCCCCGAGCCCCTCTTGGCCAACGCCGGGCACTGCTAG